One Desulfobulbus oligotrophicus DNA segment encodes these proteins:
- the nusG gene encoding transcription termination/antitermination protein NusG yields MAKKWYIVHTHTGFEDKVKASLEERIKTGNLEDSFGEILVPTEQVVEMVKGVRKTSARKFFPGYLLVNMEMDESTWHLVQGTPRVTGFVGINLSQTGGDRDIYKKIPSLSEDEARKIIGRIEDGASKPKPKIIFEEGDAVRVVDGPFANFQGVVEEVFPEKGRVKVMVSIFGRSTPVELEYIQVSKG; encoded by the coding sequence ATGGCAAAGAAGTGGTATATCGTTCATACGCATACCGGGTTTGAGGATAAAGTTAAAGCATCGTTAGAGGAGCGGATAAAGACCGGTAATCTTGAGGACAGTTTTGGTGAAATTCTTGTTCCAACGGAGCAGGTCGTCGAGATGGTAAAGGGAGTACGCAAAACCTCTGCACGAAAGTTCTTTCCCGGGTACCTCTTGGTGAATATGGAGATGGATGAGAGCACGTGGCATCTGGTGCAGGGGACGCCGCGGGTCACAGGATTTGTTGGAATAAATTTGAGCCAAACAGGAGGAGACAGGGATATTTATAAGAAAATCCCATCTCTTTCCGAAGACGAGGCTCGCAAGATTATAGGCCGTATCGAAGATGGGGCGAGTAAACCCAAACCAAAGATAATCTTTGAAGAGGGAGATGCTGTCCGCGTCGTTGATGGGCCGTTTGCTAATTTCCAGGGCGTGGTTGAAGAGGTTTTTCCGGAGAAAGGAAGGGTGAAGGTGATGGTCTCGATTTTTGGTCGATCCACACCTGTGGAACTCGAATATATTCAGGTGAGTAAAGGGTAA
- the rplL gene encoding 50S ribosomal protein L7/L12: protein MAVTKEDVIDFIANMTVLELSELIKELEDKFGVSAAAPVAVAAAAGPGEAGPVAEEKTEFDVILTGAGDQKIKVIKEVRALTSLGLKEAKDLVEGVPAPIKEGVNKEEAEAIKTQIEAAGGSVEIK, encoded by the coding sequence ATGGCTGTAACAAAAGAAGATGTTATTGATTTCATTGCAAACATGACCGTTCTTGAGCTTTCTGAACTTATCAAGGAGCTGGAGGATAAGTTTGGGGTTTCAGCAGCTGCTCCCGTAGCTGTTGCAGCTGCAGCAGGGCCTGGTGAAGCCGGTCCTGTAGCTGAAGAAAAAACTGAGTTTGATGTCATCCTGACAGGTGCAGGCGATCAAAAAATCAAAGTTATCAAAGAGGTCCGTGCCCTGACCTCACTGGGCCTTAAAGAGGCTAAAGATCTGGTTGAGGGTGTGCCTGCTCCCATTAAAGAGGGTGTTAATAAAGAAGAGGCCGAAGCTATCAAGACACAGATTGAAGCGGCTGGCGGTTCGGTCGAAATCAAATAA
- the rplA gene encoding 50S ribosomal protein L1: MPKRGKKYKNAVSDMDRLKMFDLSEALENVLKVKFANFDESVEVAVRLGVDPRHADQMVRSSVILPNGTGKTARVLVFAKGEKEKEALTAGADFAGSDELIEKIKGGWLEFDRTVATPDMMGEVGKIGRILGPRNLMPNAKLGTVTFDVERVVNEIKKGKVDFRVDKAGVVHAAIGKCSFGVDKLADNILTFVDRLVQLKPSTSKGVYLRSISISSTMGPGFKVDPLQVRTLIKTT, encoded by the coding sequence ATGCCGAAACGTGGGAAAAAATACAAAAACGCTGTCAGCGATATGGATCGACTGAAGATGTTTGATCTAAGCGAAGCGTTGGAAAATGTTTTAAAGGTAAAGTTTGCTAATTTTGATGAATCCGTTGAGGTCGCAGTCCGCCTGGGGGTTGACCCCCGTCATGCCGACCAGATGGTACGATCCAGTGTGATTTTGCCAAATGGCACTGGTAAGACTGCCCGGGTGCTTGTTTTTGCTAAAGGCGAGAAAGAAAAAGAAGCACTTACCGCTGGTGCTGACTTTGCTGGTTCTGATGAGCTGATCGAAAAGATCAAAGGTGGTTGGCTCGAGTTTGATAGAACTGTAGCCACCCCGGATATGATGGGCGAAGTAGGGAAAATCGGCCGTATTTTAGGCCCGCGTAACCTTATGCCCAATGCCAAACTCGGTACCGTTACCTTTGACGTGGAACGGGTTGTAAATGAGATTAAAAAAGGGAAGGTTGATTTCAGGGTTGATAAGGCCGGCGTTGTGCATGCTGCCATAGGAAAATGCTCCTTTGGAGTCGACAAACTTGCTGACAACATCCTCACATTTGTTGATCGTCTTGTCCAGCTGAAGCCTTCGACCAGCAAGGGGGTTTACTTGAGGTCAATCTCAATTTCCAGCACCATGGGTCCCGGTTTTAAAGTGGATCCTTTGCAGGTTCGTACCTTAATAAAAACCACATAG
- the rplK gene encoding 50S ribosomal protein L11, producing MAKKIQAYIKLQIPAGKANPSPPVGPALGQHGVNIMDFCKAFNAQTQAAGDTIVPVVITVYADRSFSFITKTPPASVLLKKAAGVAKGSSDPKKNRVAELDKAKIREIAEIKMPDLNAYDLDHAVRIVEGTARSCGITVVK from the coding sequence ATGGCAAAAAAGATACAGGCATATATAAAGTTGCAAATCCCGGCAGGGAAAGCTAATCCATCTCCACCTGTTGGTCCGGCACTTGGCCAGCACGGGGTAAATATAATGGATTTCTGTAAAGCTTTTAACGCCCAAACCCAGGCTGCAGGCGACACTATCGTTCCTGTGGTCATTACGGTTTACGCCGACAGGTCATTTAGCTTTATCACCAAGACCCCGCCGGCATCTGTACTGTTAAAAAAAGCTGCGGGTGTTGCAAAAGGCTCGAGCGACCCCAAGAAAAATCGTGTTGCTGAATTGGATAAGGCCAAGATCCGGGAGATAGCGGAGATTAAGATGCCTGATCTCAACGCATATGATCTTGACCATGCTGTCCGTATTGTTGAAGGGACCGCACGTAGTTGTGGAATTACTGTGGTTAAATAA
- the rplJ gene encoding 50S ribosomal protein L10, translated as MNRDQKTAIVSELNKTFSEAKFAVVADYRGLKVTELEKLRKDLRANDAKVRIAKNTLLRRAVVGTPYEVLSDSFSESTVVAVGFNEPVAPSKVLTAFAAEFKAFSIRTAALEGTLISADDVVALSKLPGREELLAKLLGTMSAVPTGFVRVLSAVPQKLLYALSAVKDQKEN; from the coding sequence TTGAATCGCGATCAGAAGACCGCTATAGTCAGTGAACTCAACAAGACTTTTTCTGAAGCTAAGTTTGCTGTGGTCGCTGATTACCGCGGCTTGAAAGTGACTGAGTTGGAGAAGTTGAGAAAGGACCTTCGTGCTAATGACGCAAAGGTACGGATTGCTAAAAACACATTGCTTCGACGCGCTGTTGTCGGGACACCGTATGAGGTGCTGAGCGATTCGTTCAGTGAGAGTACTGTTGTCGCTGTTGGATTTAATGAACCTGTTGCGCCGTCTAAGGTGCTGACCGCCTTTGCTGCAGAGTTCAAGGCGTTTTCAATCCGTACAGCTGCCCTGGAAGGAACGCTGATAAGCGCCGATGATGTGGTTGCCTTATCGAAGTTGCCGGGAAGAGAAGAGCTGCTCGCTAAGCTCTTGGGTACGATGTCTGCTGTTCCGACAGGTTTTGTCCGTGTGCTCAGTGCAGTTCCGCAAAAACTACTCTATGCGCTTTCCGCTGTTAAAGACCAGAAAGAAAACTAA
- the secE gene encoding preprotein translocase subunit SecE — MSKAEIEAKKGGGDLKVRSPFHPFRIKQFLQEVYAEFRKIVWPAKKTTAGLTGFVILLVVIISLYLGSVDLLLGKLVATVLN; from the coding sequence ATGAGCAAGGCGGAGATTGAGGCCAAGAAAGGTGGAGGGGATCTCAAAGTTAGATCACCTTTCCATCCATTTCGGATCAAGCAATTTTTGCAGGAAGTTTATGCGGAATTTCGAAAGATAGTTTGGCCTGCAAAAAAAACAACCGCCGGTTTGACAGGCTTTGTCATCTTGCTCGTTGTCATTATCTCGCTGTATCTTGGTTCTGTTGACCTGTTGTTGGGAAAGCTTGTGGCCACCGTTCTTAATTGA
- the tuf gene encoding elongation factor Tu translates to MAKEKFTRTKPHVNVGTIGHIDHGKTTTTAAITRVLSTKGMAKFTEFNEIDKAPEEKERGITIATSHVEYETESRHYAHVDCPGHADYIKNMITGAAQMDGAILVVAATDGPMPQTREHILLARQVGVPAIVVFLNKCDMVDDPELIELVEMELRELLDKYDFPGDEIPIIQGSALLALENPEDEEKAKCIWDLMAAVDSYVPQPERAIDKPFLMPVEDVFSISGRGTVATGRIERGVVHVGDEVEIVGIRPTVKTTCTGVEMFRKLLDEGQAGDNIGALLRGVKREEIVRGQVLAKPGSIKPYKKFKAECYILTKEEGGRHTPFFNGYRPQFYFRTTDVTGVCTLDEGVEMVMPGDNIHITGELITPIAMEAGLRFAIREGGRTVGAGVISEIIG, encoded by the coding sequence AATGTCGGAACGATTGGTCATATTGATCATGGTAAAACTACCACGACTGCTGCGATAACCCGTGTTTTGTCCACCAAGGGTATGGCTAAGTTCACGGAGTTTAACGAGATTGACAAGGCTCCTGAGGAGAAGGAACGTGGAATAACCATCGCCACCTCGCATGTTGAATATGAGACCGAGAGTCGTCATTACGCTCACGTTGACTGTCCGGGTCATGCTGACTACATCAAGAACATGATCACCGGTGCTGCCCAGATGGATGGTGCGATTCTTGTGGTTGCGGCGACCGACGGTCCTATGCCTCAGACACGGGAGCACATTTTGCTTGCCCGTCAGGTTGGTGTTCCGGCGATAGTTGTCTTTTTGAACAAGTGCGACATGGTTGATGATCCCGAGCTGATCGAGCTTGTGGAGATGGAGCTTCGTGAGCTGCTTGACAAGTATGATTTTCCTGGTGACGAGATTCCGATCATCCAGGGTTCAGCTTTGCTGGCACTTGAGAATCCTGAGGATGAAGAGAAGGCGAAGTGCATCTGGGATCTGATGGCAGCTGTTGACAGTTATGTACCTCAACCTGAGCGTGCGATTGACAAGCCGTTTTTAATGCCTGTTGAGGATGTTTTTTCAATCTCTGGTCGTGGTACGGTTGCGACCGGTCGAATTGAGCGCGGTGTTGTCCACGTTGGGGACGAGGTTGAGATCGTTGGCATTCGGCCGACAGTGAAGACCACCTGTACCGGTGTGGAGATGTTCCGCAAGTTGCTTGATGAGGGTCAGGCCGGTGACAATATTGGTGCATTGTTGCGTGGTGTTAAGCGTGAGGAGATAGTTCGCGGTCAGGTTTTAGCGAAGCCGGGTTCGATCAAGCCGTACAAGAAGTTCAAGGCTGAGTGTTATATATTGACCAAGGAAGAGGGTGGTCGCCACACGCCGTTTTTTAACGGTTATCGTCCTCAGTTTTATTTTCGGACCACCGATGTCACGGGTGTCTGCACCCTGGATGAGGGTGTAGAGATGGTTATGCCTGGTGACAACATTCATATTACTGGTGAGCTGATCACCCCGATCGCCATGGAGGCTGGCCTTCGTTTTGCGATTCGGGAAGGCGGTCGTACTGTAGGCGCCGGCGTTATTAGCGAAATTATTGGATAA
- the rpmG gene encoding 50S ribosomal protein L33, whose protein sequence is MMRDIITLACQTCKQRNYTTTKNKKTIPHKLELKKFCPFCKTHTLHKEGK, encoded by the coding sequence ATCATGAGAGATATAATCACGCTGGCATGTCAGACATGCAAGCAACGTAATTACACGACAACCAAAAATAAGAAAACGATCCCGCACAAGCTGGAGCTGAAGAAGTTCTGTCCTTTTTGCAAAACACACACCTTGCATAAGGAAGGGAAATAG